ATAGCCCTGTTGATGCTCTCcaaaaattttctcaaatttatctttgttttcaccCCTCCATCACTCTAGTGCAGGTTACTATCTTTTTCAGCTGAATTACCACATCTGCCTCTTAAACTGCTTCTCCTGCCTTTATCCTTGTCCCACCCTGGATCTTCCACACAGCAGTCAAGAGTGATCCTGTCACTCTCCTGCTTAAAACTGTTTAATTATATGCCTGTTGTTCTTAGGATCAAAGTCCAACTGAACTTGCAGGATCTTCCCTGGTCGGCCTCCTGACCACCTTGCCAGCTTCCTTTCCTGCCACATTGTTCACAGCTCCATCTAGCCATACTTGAATTTTCAGTTCCTCAATATGTGTtctcttgccctccccaccccctcaccttcCCATTTTATCTGAAACCCTCATAGCCCAGGTCTCAGGTCTTACTTCCCCTTGTTAGGACGCCTTCCTTGGTGCCCTAGGCTGAGTTAGGTGTTTTTCCAATGTGCTCCCATAATCCATCATCCTGTATTGACACTTgatacttcttcttcttcttcttttttttttttttttcgttgttTGGTTTAGTCCTTTGCTTATCTTCTGCACTAGAGTATAAATTTGTTGAGAACAGGGAGGTTATCTGCTGTGTGTGCCATGGCATGGCAGTCCTATCAATGTGCTTAGCGTATAATAGGCACTTAATACTGGGCTGTGGAATATAATTTCAGTCATTCAAATTTAAGACTTTAATTAttgctttttctgctttttgattTGCAGTATTGGTAGCCTTATATGAAGAACCAGAGAAACCTAATAGTGCTTTGGAGTATCCTTTTCATCTTTCAAGTCAGAAAAAGGACTTCTTTTTGGAACTCTTATTTTTTCACAtagatactatttaaaatatttttgatgattgAAAAAGTTACTTTCTGTTAAGTTTTGCGATGATGATCTCTGGGTAAATGCTGGTGGTAAGATGCGGTGACTGTGATCAGAGACATTGATACTACTCTGAGCTATTTCATTAGTTTCATTCAGCTCAAGTAAATTCTTAACTTTGATATTAGTTTTTTAAAGCATCACTTAGGAGCTGCTACcccagaaaatccagaaatagagcTGCTTCGCCTAGAATtggcagaaatgaaagagaaatatgaagctattgtagaagaaaataaaaaactgaaaacaaaggtaaatgttttaaaagaattcatgttaaaaataatttcaccttTAATGATTATAAGATCAGAACCTCACTAAAATGGATagtaggggagggaggaggagaaataatCTCAACTGCAAGGCTGAACTGACGCCCTATGGAGAAAACCACAGATTGTAAATAGGACAAGCAAAGTGTAGTCAAGAAGAGGTTCTTGGGAACCTGCATCAAGAAAAACTTGAGAACATTGGTTAATGCTGCTTATGAGTAAATGGAAATTTTGGGGAATCATAAGCAGTTGATGTAAGTAGATCAGTGTAGGGTCACTGCTTTGCGAAAGGCACCTCTTACAGTTGTGTGGTGTGCAATGTGCACAGTCGTATTGTGGTGGCCCTGTAATGTGTTAATTTGTTTGCACTGAATTTTGTCTATTGctcaagttttttctttgtttaaattccTGTGAGAATCTTCATAAGCTTCAAATTAGTCATCTCTGAGCCTTTGAGGTTTTACCACATTCTGAATCACATAACTTATTTTACATTAGGCAGTTCTCATAATGTGATTTATCTTCTCAACAACCTTGCGAAATAAGTGAGATAGGGACACAGACCATTTTGTAGGTGAGGGAACTAAAGCACAGCGAAGTCTCTCTTCTCGCATCTGACAGCTAATTCGAATAATCTCAATCTCAGCCTAGTGTTCTTGCAGAGAACCAGTTTAGCATAATAGAAAATGCAGTACCTTAAATTATTCAAGATTCCACAACACAAATACCAGTTAGCTTGTTGGTTAAGTTAGACCTTTTAAGTCAGACATGAGCTGCTTTTCATTGACTAGCTAGATTAATATAtgttacattattctttttttttgctttttgagagaaagcTCAGTAAAACTTTGGTAAAGAGGAAGAAAGTACCTTATCAGAAGCCACAACATCCTTGGGAAGATACAGATAGGTTTTTGCCTATCAAGTATTTGAGCAGTGCGGTATGAACTGGAATTCAGTTTTGGGTTcccaaaaattattaaaaaataattttaaaggtttatACGAAAAAGACTTTTCCTCAGACCTGATTGCATTAAATCTTAAAGTGTATTAATTTTAAGTGGCTTAAAGAGAGTAGAATATTCTTATAAAGTTACTGATTCAATAATTAAGTTGAATATAATAGTTAACTTGTTTTGTTATTATGAAGTTTTTTACCCAATTTAGAATAAGATTCACCTAAACTCCTCTGTCTTTGCCCTATAGCTTGCTCAGTATGAACCACCTCAGGAGGAGAAGCGTGCTGAATAGGAATCTTCTCAATTGAAAAGACACTGACAAAATGGTTTTGTATGACTTGAATAGTTTGTATAGTATATAATCTTTTCTGAACAGATGCTATAGAACTCTTTTAATATGTTGAATTCACCTACCACACTTTAACTgttatataaaacacatatactTAGAATCACCAATAAAAACTCAATATAACTTTCTTTGGGTCTTAAAAGCAGGAGAATCCAAAGTGAATCccgaaaaaaaaatctaaacacagCCATCTAATTCATTACCTTAAAAGACATTCTGTTTATTAGTCTGACTAGGAATGATGGTACTGGTGGTATTTTAGCCAAGGAAGTTCAGCATGGAGCTGTTCCTTGGTTTAGTTCAGGATATGAGCACAGGTaccttcattctttaaaatgaagCCGACACTGTTGTTTATATCCTCTGTAGGCAGCTGGAAAGATCTGTGTGACAGAAGATGCTTTTGCACGGGTTCCCATGAATCTTCTGCTCTTGTTTATATAACGTGGAACAAATAACTCTTCTTTGCCACCACTCTGCCTTAGATAACCGTGTGTGTGCCAGTGTGAACTCTGACACCACGTGTCCTTCTATGCAATCATGCCCTACCTGATAACGTTGCCTTGCTTTGCTCTGTGCTTCAGTGGGTCCTAGCTGCACATTGGCCTGTGTTGTTTTTCGATTTGCCATACTAGCAGTTATCCTGACTGTAATTTATAATAACTTAAAGCAGGATCACACTGTTCCCCTGCCTTACTTGTTGCTTAGCTGAGCACAGAACAGAGGCAATCTAAAATTCTGGGTTCATGCACAAGCTGGGATAAGAAGGGGAATGAGCCGTATATCGTGGAAAATTATAGTTTGCGGGTATAATTATACAGTGCTTTTTCCCCCTCAAAGTATTTTTCTAGCCTTgaattcattttatcttcattatcCCTGTGAAGTAGGTAGGGCAAGTATGAGGGGAGGTTGGGTGCTGAATTTTTAGGCCAAAGACTGATATTAATACAAATTATTTACTAACTGTAGAACCTTGGGCACATCAGTCAACTGCTCTGAGATTCACTTTCCTCATATGTTAAATGAGAATAGTATCTGTGctgcctacctcacagggttgttgtgagggtcaAATGGAATGTATGTGAAGATCTGTAAATGGTAAAGCACTATATTCTTGTTTGTtagtctttttcctttcttttagaaGACCTACAATCAGGTGTTTCATTTTATTGGTCACTTATTTTCCTTATTGCTGACTGACATTATTAAGAATCCTGTTTCATATATTCTAACCCTATTGTTAGAGAACCCATCTTTACGCTTTGGTCAAAACACACGTAGAAAACAAAGCGAACCGATGACAGCTGATTTAACTAGCAAAAGCGTCAGCACTTGCTGGAAACTGTGACCAGGCTAATTGTAAGGGCATTTTAATCAGtcatgttggcaagaatgtggcaATGGTCTGTCTCTTTTAGTCACAAGTTCGTTTTTGGAGGGGGGCCAGACACTACTGGAAGAACATTCACTGGAATTGGTTTATCTTTTACCAATTTGAGGGCCTCCTACATGCTCAGCAGTGGGCTGAGTGCTGGGTATTATAAAGATAAATGACTTGAAATTAGTTATAAGACATATACATAAGCAATTACAATGTGGGATAGGAAGTGCTGAGAAtcataagaataataaaacatgGCCCCATGGGGATTTTGGAAGAGAGGGAGACTTGGCTTCTTTAAGCAACTGGTATGACAGCCCCTTTGTGGAATACAGacaagcagaattttttttttttcccctggcagCCAACcctcatttgcttttttcccaTGGGACTagtattaatatttatgtaactCAGGTTACTGTCTCTTGTACTATCCTTTTGGACAGAATGGCAACCTGTGGGTTGGTTAACTGCACTTTTAcggagggcggggggcggggggggggagctgaCCTGCTTCAACTGCTGTACCAGTCAGTGCTATTTAAGAACTCAGAGTCAGCCTGGCCTCTGGAGATCTTCATCATTTCTATCAAGGATCTGGATGAAGAGACTATACAAGAAGTTGCTCAGTGGAGTAGAAAAAGG
Above is a window of Panthera uncia isolate 11264 chromosome C1 unlocalized genomic scaffold, Puncia_PCG_1.0 HiC_scaffold_4, whole genome shotgun sequence DNA encoding:
- the MYCBP gene encoding C-Myc-binding protein — translated: MSSAAQSPPATVSGASYAAAAVTMAHYKAADSKREQFRRYLEKSGVLDTLTKVLVALYEEPEKPNSALDFLKHHLGAATPENPEIELLRLELAEMKEKYEAIVEENKKLKTKLAQYEPPQEEKRAE